From one Helicoverpa zea isolate HzStark_Cry1AcR chromosome 10, ilHelZeax1.1, whole genome shotgun sequence genomic stretch:
- the LOC124633753 gene encoding guanine nucleotide-binding protein subunit gamma-1: protein MDMMVSTLQQQRAVTEQLRREAAIKRIPVSVVVSDIVKYINEHEQEDCLLVGFSSQKVNPFREKSSCTVL, encoded by the coding sequence ATGGATATGATGGTATCAACGTTGCAACAGCAGCGGGCTGTAACAGAACAATTGAGACGAGAAGCTGCAATAAAGCGCATTCCCGTCTCTGTCGTGGTATCTGACATCGTCAAATACATTAATGAGCACGAACAAGAGGATTGCCTCCTTGTTGGCTTTTCCAGTCAAAAAGTTAACCCTTTCCGTGAGAAAAGTTCCTGCACTGTACTTTAA
- the LOC124633752 gene encoding prefoldin subunit 3, protein MEGDKSDTSNPKSFSGIPEAVFVDNVDEFMSKPENSGGVDKVLRSLDEQHAKYKHMELSLATKRRRLRQQIPDLARSLEMIEKLKIQKEEMETEFLLSDQVFVKANIPPTEKVYLWLGANVMLEYTLEDAESLLSSNMATAKKNLDCVEHDLDFLRDQWTTTEVNMARVYNWDVKRRQAAKASS, encoded by the exons atggAAGGTGATAAATCAGACACTTCAAACCCAAAATCATTTTCGGGCATACCAGAGGCAGTGTTTGTG GATAATGTTGATGAATTTATGAGCAAGCCTGAAAACTCTGGCGGAGTAGACAAAGTTTTGCGAAGCCTTGATGAACAACACGCTAAATATAAACACATGGAGTTATCTCTAGCAACAAAGCGGAGGCGTCTTAGGCAACAGATACCAGATTTAGCGAGGTCACTAGAAATGATTGAAAAGCTGAAGATTCAGAAAGAGGAAATGGAAACAGAGTTTCTTCTCAGTGATCAAGTGTTTGTGAAG gCAAACATACCTCCAACTGAAAAAGTTTATTTGTGGCTTGGAGCAAATGTTATGTTAGAATATACATTAGAGGATGCTGAAAGCTTACTCTCATCGAATATGGCTACTGCTAAGAAGAATCTAGACTGTGTTGAACATGATTTAGATTTCTTAAG AGACCAATGGACAACTACTGAAGTAAACATGGCAAGAGTTTACAATTGGGATGTTAAAAGGCGCCAGGCTGCCAAGGCATCTAGTTAA